One genomic window of Paeniglutamicibacter sp. Y32M11 includes the following:
- the dgoD gene encoding galactonate dehydratase, which yields MKITKLTTYMVPPRWLFLKVETDEGIVGWGEPVLEGRAATVAAAVDELSDYVIGKDPRNIEDLWTVMYRAGFYRGGGIHMSALAGIDQALWDIKGKALGVPAYELLGGKVRDKMRVYSWIGGDRPSETAAAARAAADRGFTAVKMNGTEEMQYIDTWDKVEKCLENVQAVREAVGTNVGIGVDFHGRVHKPMAKVLIKELEPYKLMFIEEPVLSENVGSMLDVLRNTPTPIALGERLYSRWDFKDIIASGAVDIIQPDPSHCGGITEARKIAAMAEAYDVAVALHCPLGPIALAANLQIDAGCYNAFIQEQSLGIHYNKSNDLLDYVLDPSVFAYEDGMVDIPTGPGLGVEVNEEYVIERAAEGHRWRNPVWRHKDGSFAEW from the coding sequence ATGAAAATCACCAAACTGACCACCTACATGGTTCCGCCTCGCTGGCTGTTTCTGAAGGTTGAAACCGACGAGGGCATCGTGGGTTGGGGAGAACCGGTACTCGAGGGGCGTGCAGCCACCGTGGCCGCGGCTGTGGATGAACTCTCGGATTACGTCATCGGCAAGGATCCACGGAATATCGAGGATCTGTGGACCGTCATGTACCGTGCCGGCTTCTACCGCGGCGGCGGTATCCACATGAGTGCGCTGGCGGGTATCGACCAGGCACTGTGGGACATCAAGGGTAAGGCCCTGGGCGTGCCAGCCTACGAACTGCTTGGCGGCAAAGTCCGGGACAAAATGCGGGTTTACTCGTGGATCGGCGGCGATCGCCCCTCGGAAACCGCGGCAGCGGCACGCGCAGCCGCGGACCGAGGATTCACCGCCGTGAAGATGAACGGCACCGAGGAAATGCAGTACATCGATACCTGGGACAAGGTTGAGAAGTGCCTCGAGAACGTTCAAGCGGTTCGCGAAGCGGTGGGCACCAATGTGGGCATCGGCGTGGACTTCCACGGCCGTGTGCACAAGCCCATGGCGAAGGTGCTCATCAAGGAACTCGAGCCCTATAAGCTCATGTTCATTGAGGAGCCGGTACTCAGCGAAAACGTTGGGTCCATGCTGGATGTTTTGCGCAACACACCCACTCCCATTGCGCTGGGAGAGCGGCTGTATTCCCGCTGGGACTTTAAAGACATCATCGCCTCCGGCGCCGTGGATATCATCCAGCCCGATCCTTCGCACTGTGGCGGCATCACCGAGGCCCGCAAGATCGCGGCCATGGCCGAAGCCTACGACGTAGCAGTCGCGTTGCACTGCCCGCTGGGCCCGATCGCGCTGGCAGCCAACCTGCAAATTGATGCGGGTTGTTACAACGCCTTCATCCAGGAGCAATCCCTGGGAATCCACTACAACAAGTCCAATGACCTCCTGGACTATGTGCTTGACCCCTCGGTCTTCGCCTACGAGGACGGCATGGTCGACATCCCGACCGGCCCCGGCTTGGGCGTTGAGGTTAACGAGGAATATGTCATCGAGCGTGCGGCCGAAGGTCACCGCTGGCGCAACCCGGTTTGGCGTCACAAAGACGGGTCCTTCGCAGAATGGTAA
- a CDS encoding MFS transporter — MPQTMPSVAEPITGSAKRTRMRYVVAIMLFLTVVINYMDRSNLSVAAPLISAEFGLDTAQQGLLLSAFGWTYAAMQLPGGWLVDRVPPRLLYPICLVLWSVATIFMGMAGSFVALIVLRLAVGGFEAPAYPINNKVVTAWFPERERATAIGFYTSGQFIGLALLTPVLIWLQHAMSWHWVFVITGAVGVLWGVLWYLLYRNPMDSKRANTAEIEYIRAGGGLVSLGSDEANEVKPKLTKKDFALVLGRRKLWGIYIGQFCLTSTLWFFLTWFPTYLVSYRQMDYIKTGFLTSLPFIAALVGVLISGVLSDFMLKRGVSLGTARKLPIIIGLLLSMSMIGAIFTDSTALVITFMSIAFFGNGLASITWSLVSALAPARLIGLTGGMFNFIGNLSSIATPIVIGLLVTKTDFGPAFIYMTVIAAAGILSYVLLVGKVKRVEG, encoded by the coding sequence ATGCCACAGACCATGCCGTCCGTCGCCGAGCCCATCACCGGCTCCGCGAAGCGGACCAGGATGCGCTACGTCGTAGCCATCATGCTTTTCCTGACAGTTGTCATCAACTACATGGACCGCTCGAACCTTTCGGTGGCAGCGCCATTAATCTCCGCGGAATTCGGCTTGGACACGGCCCAGCAAGGCCTGCTGCTATCGGCATTCGGCTGGACCTATGCGGCCATGCAGCTCCCCGGGGGCTGGTTGGTTGACCGCGTACCGCCGCGGCTGCTTTACCCGATTTGCCTCGTTCTATGGTCCGTTGCCACCATCTTCATGGGCATGGCCGGGAGCTTCGTCGCGCTGATTGTTTTGCGTCTGGCCGTGGGTGGTTTTGAGGCACCCGCCTACCCGATCAACAACAAGGTAGTCACCGCCTGGTTCCCGGAACGCGAACGAGCCACCGCCATTGGGTTCTACACCTCGGGCCAGTTCATTGGCCTCGCGTTGCTGACTCCGGTGCTGATCTGGTTGCAGCACGCCATGAGTTGGCACTGGGTATTTGTGATCACCGGTGCGGTGGGTGTGCTCTGGGGTGTGCTGTGGTACCTGCTGTACCGCAACCCGATGGACTCCAAACGGGCCAACACCGCGGAAATCGAATACATTCGCGCCGGCGGCGGACTAGTCTCCCTGGGCAGCGATGAAGCCAACGAGGTCAAGCCGAAGCTGACCAAAAAGGATTTCGCCCTCGTCTTGGGGCGCCGCAAGCTGTGGGGCATTTACATTGGCCAATTCTGCCTGACCTCTACCCTGTGGTTCTTCCTGACCTGGTTCCCCACCTATTTGGTGTCCTACCGTCAGATGGATTACATCAAGACCGGGTTCCTGACCTCGTTGCCGTTTATTGCCGCCCTGGTGGGCGTCTTGATCAGTGGGGTGCTCTCGGACTTCATGCTGAAGCGCGGTGTCAGCCTGGGCACGGCACGCAAACTGCCCATCATCATCGGCTTGCTGCTGTCCATGAGCATGATCGGTGCCATCTTTACCGACAGCACCGCGCTGGTCATCACCTTCATGTCCATCGCGTTCTTCGGAAATGGGCTGGCCTCCATCACCTGGTCGTTGGTTTCGGCTCTGGCTCCGGCCCGACTAATTGGACTGACCGGTGGCATGTTCAACTTCATCGGCAACCTGTCCTCGATCGCCACCCCGATTGTCATCGGTTTATTGGTGACCAAGACCGACTTCGGTCCCGCCTTCATTTACATGACGGTGATCGCCGCGGCCGGCATCCTGTCCTACGTGTTACTCGTAGGCAAGGTCAAGCGTGTTGAAGGATAA
- a CDS encoding NUDIX hydrolase family protein, translated as MNVRTPDPYPGWLSDEDLYEARARLPMLYIEAIPVRLDPLGYVMEIGLLLTADPEGRMLRTFVSGRVMYRETIRAALTRHIEKDLGPLAMPQLPPSPAPFTVAEYFPSPSETGLTDERQHAVALAYIVPVRGECSPRQDALELTWLTPEEALSPNIQEEFAGGRENLVRQALAHVGYNR; from the coding sequence ATGAACGTTCGCACTCCGGATCCCTATCCCGGCTGGTTGTCCGATGAAGACCTCTACGAGGCCCGCGCCCGGTTGCCCATGCTCTACATCGAAGCGATCCCGGTACGCCTGGATCCGCTCGGCTACGTCATGGAGATCGGGCTATTGCTCACCGCCGATCCCGAGGGGCGAATGCTGCGTACCTTCGTCTCGGGCAGGGTGATGTACCGGGAAACCATTCGGGCCGCGCTGACTCGCCACATCGAAAAGGACCTTGGCCCGCTGGCCATGCCGCAGTTGCCGCCGAGCCCCGCGCCCTTCACCGTGGCGGAGTACTTCCCCTCTCCCTCGGAAACGGGATTAACCGACGAACGACAGCATGCCGTGGCACTGGCCTACATCGTTCCGGTTCGCGGAGAATGCTCACCGCGTCAGGATGCACTCGAGCTCACCTGGCTCACGCCGGAAGAAGCGCTCAGCCCAAATATTCAAGAAGAATTCGCCGGCGGTCGCGAGAATCTCGTGCGTCAGGCTCTCGCACACGTTGGCTACAACCGCTAA
- a CDS encoding DHA2 family efflux MFS transporter permease subunit, which produces MTETSTKLNPKDLATITVLIVSAFVVILNETIMNVALPVLMHEFKVSEEAIQWLSTIFMLTMAVVIPATGFLLQRFSTRGVFMLAMILFTAGTLLAAGAPGFELLLAARVIQASGTAIMMPLLMTTVLDLVPAERRGVIMGNVSIVISVAPAIGPTISGLILQFLNWRFMFLIIAPIALAALLIGAPRLNKVAEASKMPLSIASVILSVPAFGGLVLGLSRLSANGLNAQTVAILVIAVLALVCFTMLQLRLQKKDHALLDLRTFSYRPFTLSLSLMILAMVALFGVIILLPMYLQNVRGLDTLATGLMLLPGGLLMGLLAPFVGRLFDKVGPRPLVIPGAVILTLVLFGYSRLLGAETAIGMIIALHLAMSLALSLIFTPAFTTALNPLPHSLHSHGSAVLSTLQQLGGAAGTALLVGVLASRIGAGAEAGIDPIQAQINGFSAGFMVAAICSVGMIIISLFLTKAETPASAPVHAH; this is translated from the coding sequence GTGACCGAGACCAGCACCAAACTTAACCCCAAGGATCTTGCCACCATCACGGTGCTGATCGTTTCCGCGTTTGTGGTGATCCTTAACGAAACCATCATGAATGTGGCACTGCCGGTGCTCATGCATGAATTCAAGGTCAGCGAAGAAGCCATTCAGTGGCTCTCGACGATCTTCATGCTCACCATGGCCGTTGTCATCCCGGCCACCGGATTCCTGCTCCAGCGCTTCAGCACTCGCGGGGTCTTTATGCTTGCGATGATCCTGTTCACCGCCGGAACTCTGCTCGCAGCGGGCGCTCCAGGCTTCGAACTGCTGCTTGCGGCCCGGGTGATTCAGGCGTCGGGTACGGCAATTATGATGCCGCTGTTGATGACCACGGTCCTTGACCTGGTGCCGGCGGAGCGACGCGGAGTCATCATGGGCAATGTGTCGATCGTGATTTCCGTGGCGCCGGCCATCGGCCCGACCATCTCCGGGTTGATCCTGCAGTTCCTGAACTGGCGCTTCATGTTCCTGATCATTGCTCCGATCGCCCTAGCGGCGCTGCTCATTGGCGCACCGCGGCTGAATAAGGTGGCAGAGGCCTCCAAGATGCCGCTGTCGATCGCCTCGGTGATCCTCTCCGTTCCGGCCTTCGGCGGTCTGGTCTTGGGACTCAGCAGGCTCTCGGCCAATGGACTGAACGCCCAGACCGTGGCGATCCTCGTGATTGCGGTGCTGGCGTTGGTGTGCTTCACGATGTTGCAGCTTCGCCTGCAAAAGAAGGACCACGCGCTGCTTGACCTGCGTACCTTCAGCTACCGACCCTTCACGCTGTCACTCTCGCTGATGATTCTGGCGATGGTGGCACTGTTCGGGGTGATCATCCTGTTGCCGATGTACCTGCAGAATGTCCGTGGGCTAGACACCCTGGCCACCGGCCTGATGCTCTTGCCCGGTGGATTGCTGATGGGGCTGTTGGCCCCGTTTGTTGGGCGACTCTTTGACAAGGTGGGCCCGCGCCCGCTGGTGATCCCGGGAGCCGTCATTCTGACCCTGGTGCTCTTTGGCTACTCGCGCCTGCTTGGGGCCGAGACGGCCATCGGCATGATTATTGCCTTGCACCTAGCGATGTCATTGGCTCTCTCGCTGATCTTCACCCCGGCGTTCACCACCGCACTGAACCCGTTGCCGCATTCCCTGCACTCCCATGGTTCGGCGGTACTTTCCACGCTGCAGCAGTTGGGCGGGGCCGCGGGCACAGCCCTGCTCGTTGGTGTCTTGGCATCGCGCATTGGTGCCGGAGCCGAAGCCGGAATTGATCCGATTCAGGCTCAGATTAATGGATTCTCCGCGGGCTTCATGGTCGCGGCAATCTGCTCCGTCGGAATGATCATCATTTCGCTCTTCCTCACCAAGGCAGAGACTCCTGCTTCCGCGCCGGTCCACGCCCACTAA
- a CDS encoding Lrp/AsnC family transcriptional regulator, producing the protein MELPVEDLQLVHALQIAPRAGWSELGTILGRHPATLSARWARLREDRMAWVLGHLSGRPEQHCTAFIDVVADPALIEEVQADLCAITEVLTVDDATSTADFRLTCLAADWLDMARKVLPRIRGTRGVQRTKVSLCTKLYATGNAWRLDVLSPAQQAQLQRLIHPPLSQPTIIPDTFWPMLRVLMHDGRATATEIAQATGQHPSTTGRFLKVALETGMVTLRCELASHYTGYPLTVQWFAKVPAGTADTVAAFLMEQRTLRLCAATTGAANMTFMMQLRTPADIADVEARLAVRVPGVEIIEACVGVHAFKRMGWMLDPEGRPTGEVVT; encoded by the coding sequence ATGGAACTACCGGTCGAAGACCTACAGCTGGTGCACGCATTGCAAATTGCTCCGCGGGCCGGCTGGTCAGAGTTGGGCACGATTCTCGGGCGGCACCCGGCAACACTTTCTGCGCGCTGGGCGCGTTTGCGCGAGGACCGCATGGCCTGGGTTCTGGGACATCTGAGTGGGCGCCCGGAGCAGCATTGCACCGCCTTCATCGACGTGGTGGCGGATCCGGCGCTCATCGAGGAGGTGCAGGCGGACCTCTGCGCGATCACCGAGGTGCTGACCGTGGATGACGCGACCAGTACGGCAGACTTCCGGCTTACCTGTCTGGCCGCCGACTGGCTGGACATGGCGCGCAAGGTCCTCCCTCGCATCCGCGGTACCCGCGGCGTCCAACGCACCAAGGTTTCGCTGTGCACCAAGCTGTATGCCACCGGCAACGCATGGCGACTGGACGTACTCTCTCCCGCGCAGCAGGCGCAGCTCCAACGGCTCATCCATCCACCGCTGTCTCAGCCGACCATCATCCCGGATACCTTTTGGCCCATGCTCCGGGTCCTCATGCACGATGGCAGGGCCACCGCCACGGAGATCGCTCAGGCCACCGGGCAGCACCCCTCCACCACTGGCCGCTTCCTGAAGGTGGCGTTAGAAACCGGGATGGTGACCTTGCGCTGCGAACTGGCGAGTCATTACACCGGCTACCCGTTAACGGTGCAGTGGTTCGCCAAGGTCCCGGCCGGCACCGCCGACACCGTGGCCGCATTCCTGATGGAACAGCGAACACTTCGTCTCTGCGCCGCCACGACCGGCGCGGCAAACATGACGTTCATGATGCAGCTGCGTACCCCTGCCGACATTGCGGATGTGGAGGCCAGACTGGCCGTTCGCGTCCCGGGCGTGGAGATCATCGAGGCCTGCGTGGGCGTGCACGCCTTCAAACGCATGGGCTGGATGCTGGATCCGGAGGGGCGTCCCACCGGAGAGGTCGTCACCTGA
- a CDS encoding M20 family metallopeptidase codes for MSTATTAIVQDAAELLPEITRLRHALHREPETGLQLPRTQERVLQWLEPLGYEISLGTDLTSVTAVLRGGASTAPAGERPTVLLRGDMDGLPLQEKSGVEFASQTGATMHACGHDLHTAMLAGAATLLAERRDSLTGDVVLMFQPGEEGWDGASRMVREGVLEASGKKVDAAFGLHVMSSMGSTGVFTSKDGAVMSASDGLFVTVRGAGGHGSAPFAAKDPVTAAAEMVTALQVMVTRQFDVFDPVVIFVGVLRAGTARNIIPDTAYFEATIRSFSHANHDKLQLVVPALLQGIAQAHGLEVEVGYRTEYPTTINAVAETQFAADAVRELFGTDSFTTMASPLAGSEDFSRVLQEVPGAFIFLSALTPGVDGSSAAYNHSPYARFDDSVLGRGTALYTQLATTKLASLATR; via the coding sequence ATGAGCACCGCTACCACCGCTATTGTGCAGGACGCAGCCGAACTCCTTCCGGAGATCACCCGCCTGCGCCATGCGCTGCACCGCGAACCCGAAACCGGGTTGCAGCTGCCACGAACCCAGGAACGAGTGTTGCAGTGGCTTGAGCCCCTCGGATACGAAATTTCGCTGGGAACCGATCTCACCTCGGTGACGGCAGTTCTGCGCGGAGGAGCCTCCACGGCCCCCGCCGGCGAGCGCCCCACGGTATTGCTGCGCGGTGACATGGATGGACTGCCACTGCAGGAAAAGTCCGGTGTTGAGTTCGCCTCGCAGACTGGTGCGACCATGCATGCCTGTGGGCACGACCTGCACACAGCGATGTTGGCCGGAGCCGCAACCCTATTGGCCGAGCGCCGCGACTCCCTCACCGGGGATGTGGTGTTGATGTTCCAACCCGGCGAGGAAGGCTGGGACGGTGCGAGCCGTATGGTGCGCGAAGGCGTACTGGAGGCCAGCGGAAAGAAGGTCGATGCCGCCTTTGGGTTGCATGTGATGAGCTCGATGGGATCCACCGGAGTATTTACTTCCAAGGATGGCGCGGTGATGAGCGCCTCGGATGGATTGTTCGTGACGGTGCGCGGTGCCGGCGGGCATGGCTCGGCACCCTTCGCGGCCAAGGACCCGGTGACCGCTGCCGCGGAAATGGTGACGGCCCTGCAGGTAATGGTGACCCGCCAGTTCGACGTCTTTGACCCGGTGGTCATCTTCGTCGGGGTGTTGCGGGCCGGAACGGCACGCAACATTATTCCGGACACCGCCTACTTCGAAGCGACCATCCGTTCCTTTAGTCACGCGAACCACGACAAGCTCCAGCTTGTTGTCCCCGCCTTACTCCAAGGCATCGCTCAGGCCCACGGGCTGGAGGTTGAGGTGGGATACCGCACCGAGTATCCCACCACGATTAACGCCGTAGCGGAAACGCAATTTGCGGCAGACGCGGTACGCGAACTCTTTGGGACGGATTCCTTCACCACCATGGCCAGCCCCCTGGCCGGTTCCGAGGATTTCTCCCGGGTACTTCAAGAGGTTCCCGGTGCATTTATCTTCCTCTCGGCGCTGACTCCCGGTGTGGACGGTTCATCTGCCGCCTACAACCACTCCCCATATGCACGTTTTGATGATTCGGTGTTGGGTCGCGGTACCGCGCTCTACACGCAGCTGGCCACCACCAAGCTCGCTTCCCTGGCAACACGCTAA